One stretch of Bacteroides sp. DNA includes these proteins:
- a CDS encoding CPBP family glutamic-type intramembrane protease — translation MTPLKALDLSWHEGHLAVFLPIILATVFFIVFWFTSKSGKVKDWFYRRADADEASVNHITFNRVVGFAAMGVMPALVLMLALPGTTLASLGLKHSADTALFSLIWTLILSALVIPLALVSARKPKNLVNYPQIRARVWTNRIVLINALGWALYLFGYEFLFRGVLLFPLVEQMGVWPAIAVNIALYSATHIPKGLEETIGAIPLGLVLCLLTLASGTIWIAFLVHLAMAWTNSFTALKFHPDIHYQKSRI, via the coding sequence ATGACCCCTTTAAAAGCACTCGACCTCTCCTGGCACGAAGGCCATCTGGCCGTCTTTTTGCCCATCATTTTGGCCACAGTTTTTTTTATCGTCTTTTGGTTCACCTCCAAATCGGGCAAGGTGAAGGACTGGTTCTACCGCAGGGCTGATGCCGATGAGGCCTCTGTCAACCACATCACCTTCAATCGCGTCGTGGGTTTTGCAGCGATGGGGGTGATGCCCGCCCTGGTCCTGATGCTGGCGCTGCCCGGCACCACCCTGGCCAGCCTTGGACTAAAGCACAGCGCCGATACGGCCCTGTTCTCGTTGATTTGGACGCTGATCCTGTCGGCCCTGGTCATTCCCCTGGCCCTGGTGAGTGCCCGCAAGCCTAAAAACCTGGTCAACTATCCCCAGATACGCGCCAGGGTCTGGACCAACCGCATCGTGCTGATCAACGCCCTGGGCTGGGCCCTCTATCTCTTTGGCTATGAGTTTCTCTTCCGGGGGGTGCTGCTGTTCCCGCTGGTGGAACAGATGGGCGTCTGGCCGGCCATCGCCGTCAACATCGCCCTCTACTCGGCCACCCACATCCCCAAGGGGCTCGAGGAAACCATAGGCGCCATTCCGCTGGGGCTGGTGCTCTGCCTGCTCACACTGGCCAGTGGCACCATCTGGATTGCCTTCCTGGTACACCTCGCCATGGCCTGGACCAATAGCTTCACGGCTCTGAAGTTCCATCCTGACATCCATTACCAAAAATCCCGCATATGA
- a CDS encoding SDR family NAD(P)-dependent oxidoreductase: MSRKLFEGKVAIVTGSSRGIGKATAHMLAEHGASVVLNGRNIERLAAAEKELLAIHDRVLSVPADVSSPEGGRLLVEKTLERFGQIDILVNNVGVSMRGRFADLDPAVFEAMFQSNVAGAVSPSIAAMPSLRKANGSLVFITSLAGIRGLPGLSAYCSAKMSLRAIAESIRIEEKSHGIHVGLIYVGYTENEAGKETVAADGSLVKIERRAGKGVQTMESVAEAVFNNLRKRKFISVLTPIGKLNALMQRLSPRLVERIILANLGKFEARSK, from the coding sequence ATGAGCCGCAAACTGTTTGAAGGCAAGGTGGCCATCGTGACGGGCTCAAGCCGTGGCATCGGCAAAGCCACCGCCCACATGCTGGCCGAACACGGGGCTTCGGTGGTGCTTAACGGCCGGAATATTGAAAGACTGGCTGCGGCCGAAAAAGAGCTGCTGGCCATTCACGACCGGGTGCTCAGCGTGCCTGCCGACGTGTCTTCCCCTGAAGGGGGGCGACTGCTGGTGGAAAAGACCCTCGAGCGCTTTGGGCAGATCGACATCCTGGTCAACAATGTGGGCGTCTCGATGCGTGGCCGCTTTGCCGATCTCGATCCTGCGGTCTTTGAAGCCATGTTCCAGAGCAATGTGGCGGGGGCGGTCAGCCCTTCTATAGCCGCCATGCCCAGCCTGAGGAAGGCCAATGGCAGCCTGGTATTCATTACCAGCCTTGCTGGCATCCGGGGATTGCCAGGCCTCTCGGCCTATTGCTCGGCCAAGATGTCGCTGCGGGCCATCGCCGAAAGCATACGCATCGAAGAGAAAAGCCACGGCATCCACGTGGGATTGATCTACGTGGGCTATACCGAAAACGAGGCAGGCAAGGAAACCGTGGCAGCCGACGGTTCGCTGGTGAAGATCGAACGGCGCGCGGGGAAAGGCGTGCAGACCATGGAGTCAGTGGCTGAGGCGGTTTTCAACAACCTGAGAAAAAGAAAATTCATCAGCGTCCTCACCCCCATCGGCAAGCTCAACGCCCTGATGCAGCGATTGTCCCCACGCTTGGTCGAACGAATCATCCTGGCGAACCTGGGGAAATTTGAGGCACGCAGCAAGTAA
- a CDS encoding helix-turn-helix domain-containing protein — protein MNHLLSGDQGFIEKLTDIVLANLSNEQFGVSGLSLEAGLSRSVLHRRLRAISNQNVSQFIREIRLKEALKLLKQSEDSVAEIAYKVGFGSPAYFSKCFHAYFECTPLEAKTRDFPGILPGAEPEEVSPESPPGEVKTRKSRKILALAASVFLFLLAAWVLVNVTVGRNPLELPGGKASQASVVVLPFKNFSGDPENQYLADGLMEDILNNLYKVSELRVISRTTSEYYGHKDLSARDIARELHAANVLEGSIRRHGDQLRVSVQLIDADREAHLWSENYDRAIGDVLGIQTDIALRVAEKLNALIPRKEIRQMGLAPTQNPEAYNHFLRGRFLLYQAATEQRADINRTGLMNSLQCFEKAIAADPGFAQAYAELGNAWLNLSAWGWYQPYEEGIENARKYTTRALELDPDCAVAHCIRGTYLVWPGRQLEEGRRELLTALRLNPNYPYAVQIMTQLLMITGPIEESRRYMDRALELEPYFWVVHNLNAWVYYFEEKYDLALEACETAHDLNPGFVENRWLFFLNYAKTGQGALAAQTLGEIASLYPGVTGLPDEIMEAYQQEGIPGLFRWMTALNQERPIPVPGMNGHPYFLGWWSALAGDAEGTIHWFQVNLEQKIQLGHYFYLIATNPDFDFLRQDPRFLAIVDTMGLTPYHYRAQR, from the coding sequence ATGAATCATCTACTGTCTGGTGATCAGGGATTTATTGAAAAGCTCACCGACATTGTCCTTGCCAATCTTTCCAATGAGCAGTTCGGTGTCAGCGGGTTATCGCTGGAGGCGGGTTTAAGCCGCTCGGTTTTGCACCGCCGTTTGCGTGCCATCAGCAATCAAAATGTCAGCCAGTTCATCCGCGAGATCCGCCTGAAGGAGGCCCTGAAGTTGCTCAAGCAAAGCGAAGACTCCGTAGCCGAGATAGCCTACAAGGTGGGTTTCGGCAGCCCGGCCTATTTCAGCAAATGCTTTCACGCGTATTTTGAATGCACGCCCCTGGAGGCCAAAACCAGGGACTTCCCGGGGATCTTGCCAGGGGCCGAACCCGAGGAAGTGTCACCGGAAAGCCCCCCGGGGGAAGTGAAGACCCGGAAATCGCGTAAGATTCTGGCCCTGGCCGCTTCGGTGTTTTTGTTTCTGCTGGCCGCCTGGGTGCTTGTCAATGTGACCGTGGGCCGTAACCCCCTCGAACTCCCGGGCGGAAAGGCTAGCCAGGCCTCGGTGGTGGTGCTGCCCTTCAAGAACTTCTCGGGTGATCCGGAGAACCAGTACCTGGCCGACGGACTGATGGAAGACATCCTCAACAACCTTTACAAGGTGAGCGAGCTGCGTGTGATCTCGCGCACCACCTCCGAATATTACGGCCACAAAGATTTGTCGGCCCGCGATATTGCCCGCGAGCTGCATGCCGCCAATGTTCTGGAGGGGAGCATCCGTCGCCACGGTGACCAGTTGCGTGTGAGCGTCCAGCTTATTGATGCGGATCGTGAAGCGCACCTCTGGTCGGAAAATTACGATCGCGCCATTGGGGATGTACTGGGTATCCAGACCGACATTGCCCTGCGGGTGGCCGAGAAGCTCAATGCCCTCATTCCCCGGAAGGAGATCCGGCAGATGGGGCTGGCGCCCACCCAAAACCCTGAAGCCTACAATCATTTCCTGCGCGGGCGCTTCCTCCTTTACCAGGCGGCCACCGAACAAAGGGCTGACATCAACCGCACAGGCCTGATGAACAGCCTGCAGTGCTTTGAAAAAGCCATCGCTGCCGACCCGGGTTTTGCCCAGGCCTATGCCGAGCTGGGCAATGCCTGGCTCAACCTCTCGGCCTGGGGCTGGTACCAGCCCTATGAGGAGGGCATTGAAAACGCCCGGAAATATACCACCCGGGCGCTGGAGCTGGATCCGGACTGCGCCGTGGCCCATTGCATCCGGGGGACTTACCTGGTGTGGCCCGGGCGCCAGCTGGAAGAGGGGCGAAGGGAACTTCTTACCGCCCTTCGACTGAATCCCAACTACCCCTATGCGGTCCAGATCATGACCCAGCTGCTGATGATCACGGGACCCATCGAGGAATCACGCCGATACATGGACCGCGCCCTCGAGCTCGAGCCATATTTCTGGGTGGTGCACAACCTCAACGCCTGGGTGTATTATTTTGAGGAAAAGTACGATCTGGCCCTGGAAGCCTGCGAGACCGCCCACGACCTGAACCCGGGCTTTGTGGAAAACCGCTGGTTGTTTTTCCTGAACTATGCCAAGACAGGCCAGGGAGCACTGGCGGCACAAACCCTGGGAGAGATCGCCTCCTTGTATCCGGGGGTCACGGGTTTGCCTGATGAGATCATGGAGGCTTACCAGCAGGAGGGGATCCCGGGCTTGTTCCGCTGGATGACCGCCCTCAACCAGGAGCGACCCATCCCCGTGCCCGGCATGAACGGCCACCCCTATTTCCTGGGCTGGTGGTCGGCCCTGGCCGGCGATGCCGAGGGGACCATCCACTGGTTCCAGGTGAACCTGGAACAAAAAATTCAGCTGGGCCACTATTTTTATCTCATTGCCACCAACCCCGATTTCGACTTCCTGCGCCAGGATCCCCGCTTCCTGGCAATCGTCGACACAATGGGCCTTACCCCTTACCACTACCGGGCCCAAAGGTGA
- a CDS encoding DUF559 domain-containing protein — MKHTEIPYNPKLKEFARYLRKNSTLAEILLWNKIKGESFGVQFKRQVPIDEFIVDFFCHELMLVIEVDGYSHDFKYEYDQQRQKKLENLGFTIIRFGDQQVKKDMFNVLRTLEINIDKLKSEKQGVVVKNRTSPQPPLKGE; from the coding sequence ATGAAACACACGGAAATTCCATACAATCCGAAACTTAAAGAATTTGCAAGGTATTTGCGAAAAAACAGTACCCTTGCAGAAATCCTGCTTTGGAATAAAATAAAGGGCGAATCCTTTGGGGTTCAATTTAAAAGGCAGGTCCCGATTGATGAATTTATTGTCGATTTTTTCTGTCATGAACTCATGCTGGTCATCGAAGTGGATGGATACAGCCACGATTTCAAATACGAATACGACCAACAAAGGCAGAAAAAGCTGGAGAACCTGGGTTTTACTATTATTCGTTTTGGTGATCAGCAGGTCAAAAAAGATATGTTCAATGTATTAAGGACCCTGGAAATTAACATTGATAAACTCAAATCTGAAAAACAAGGGGTTGTGGTAAAAAACAGAACCTCCCCCCAACCCCCTCTAAAGGGGGAGTAA
- a CDS encoding DUF6266 family protein, whose protein sequence is MAYTRKGFLGEFQGRIRNMVIYQMNGKTIVRNKPSGRRGPASPALQAAQGKFARVMNVVQGVKPFLQAGFRDVAGGRYVFQRALSENLARYDQSAAPETLDWLTMSLGERAGARDLILTIDGNTGQVSWGEPEEGKPYSATDQVLMLALNTTTLDATDNYNAGQRSKGQATIKLPPVKEDEKIRVYVAFRDLEGTNDGYSLNNISSSQTAE, encoded by the coding sequence ATGGCATACACAAGAAAGGGGTTCTTAGGCGAATTCCAGGGCCGCATTCGCAATATGGTGATCTACCAGATGAACGGCAAGACCATTGTCAGGAATAAGCCTTCCGGGAGGCGGGGTCCGGCCTCACCAGCCCTTCAGGCAGCACAGGGTAAATTTGCGCGGGTCATGAATGTGGTACAGGGCGTGAAGCCATTCCTGCAGGCGGGTTTCCGCGATGTGGCCGGGGGCAGGTACGTGTTCCAGCGGGCGCTGTCGGAAAACCTGGCGCGTTATGACCAGTCCGCGGCCCCCGAAACCCTGGACTGGCTTACGATGAGCCTCGGCGAGCGGGCCGGGGCCCGGGACCTCATCCTGACCATCGACGGCAATACAGGTCAGGTCAGCTGGGGCGAACCTGAGGAGGGCAAGCCTTATTCAGCCACTGACCAGGTCCTGATGCTGGCCCTCAACACCACCACCCTCGACGCCACCGACAATTACAATGCCGGACAGCGAAGCAAGGGACAAGCCACGATCAAGCTGCCTCCCGTGAAGGAAGACGAAAAAATCAGGGTTTATGTCGCCTTCAGGGACCTAGAGGGAACGAACGACGGCTACAGCCTCAACAATATCTCAAGCTCACAAACTGCTGAATAA